The sequence TGCAGCCGCAGGACTACCCAGTGGTAAACCGATGCTTTCCAATTTAGGCCAGAGTTCCAGGGCTTTTGCCACTGTCATGTTGGATTGATCAGAAAGATCCGGTTCATTGAAACCAAGAATGTACTTTACTTTTCCCTGCGCCTTCAGGTTGTTGACATAAGCGATATTTGCGTCTGTGACATTGCCTGAGCCCCAGAACATGGTGACAAATTCAGCATTTTGTGGTGCAACATCCAGGGGCGCATCTGTACCCCAGGTGTAGAACCAGTTGGCTTTCAATTTTACAATGTTTCCGTTCCAGGTACCGTCTGTGGTATAGGTGCTAAAGCAGGCACCTTTTTTACCGTTGTTCGTACTGGTTGTTGTTGTGTCATCTTTCTTGCTGCAGGCGAATAGCAGGGTGAGGGAAAGAATGAGAAGAGCATTGGTTTTCATAGATTAGGCTACTACAGTGAGTGATTAAAGAAACAAAATTAATAAAAGAAAATCTATATTTATAAAAGTTGAGTAGCCAATCGGAAGTCCAACCCGGGGTACTTGCGCAGCACCAAACAAAAAATACTCACTGCACCAGATGGTAAAACCTTAAAAGAACACTAATCACTCCATTTCCAATTAGTTATCTCTGGCATATCTTCTAAATGCGCTCTTATATATGCATCATGCTCTGCTAATTTATTTTTAAATAAATCAAGCACAGTTGAAGCTTCCAAACCGGGCACCCGCCTGATCGCCTCCATCGCCAAATGATACCTGCTCATATTATTCAACACCACCATATCAAACGGCGTTGTCGTTGTTCCCTCTTCCATAAACCCTCTCACATGAAACCTCACCGGATCCGGCCTTCCATGCACCAGATCATGTATGATCCTCACATATCCATGGAATGCAAATATCACAGGCTGTGTATCTGTAAATAAATCAGTAAACCGCTCCGGCTCCATACCATGCGGATGACTCTCCTTAGGAGACAATGCCATCAGGTCTACGACATTCACCACCCTCACTTTCAACGATGGTAAATGTTTTCTCAATAACCACGCTGCCGCCACCGTTTCCAATGTAGGTACATCTCCCGCACAACCCAAAACAACATCCGGCGCTCCATCATCACCATTCCCCGCCCACTCCCACACCGAAGCACCATGCGCACAATGCTGTATAGCCGAATCCATATCCAGCCATTGCAACTCTGGTTGCTTACCAGCTACGATCAGGTTTACATAATCACGGCTACGCAGACAATGATCCAATACTGACAATAAACAATTTGCATCCGGTGGTAAATAAATCCTGATCACATTGCTCTTCTTATTCACCACAGTATCTATAAACCCTGGGCCCTGATGACTATACCCATTATGATCCTGCCGCCAGCTATGTGATGTCAGTAAATAATTCAATGATGCCACCGGTTGCCGCCACGGCAATTCCCGGCAGGTCTTCAGCCACTTTGCATGCTGATTGAACATGGAATCAATGATCGTTACGAACGCTTCATAACAGGGGAATATCCCATGTCTGCCTGAGAGCAGATACCCCTCCAGCCATCCTTGACACAGATGTTCACTCAATACTTCCATCACTTTTCCATCATGAGAAAGATGATCATCATCCGGCAGGATCGTCTCTGCCGTCATCCGGTTTGTTACTTCAAACACCGCTCCCAACCTGTTTGAATTCGTTTCATCCGGACAAAATAACCGGAAGTTATTATTCGCTAAAAAAACATCTCTTAGTAACTTCCCTGCCTCTACTGTCGTCTCTGCCGTAGTCTCCCCCGGCTTTACTACAGGCAAGGCATACCTGCGAAAATCAGGCAAATGTAAATCCTCTAGTAATTTGCCTCCATTTGCATATGGTATCGCACTCATGCGCTTCTCTCCTGATGGAGGTAATTCCGCTAATGAAGCAATCAATTTGCCATTCGCATCGAATAATGTTGATGGATCATAGCTTCGTAACCATGCTTCTAATAATGCCAGTTGCGCAGGGTCTTTTTTCACATCCGTCAATGGCACCTGGTGCGCTCTGAACGTACCTTCTATTGCTTTCCCTTTCCACTCCTTTGGCCCGGTCCACCCCTTTGGTGTACGCAAAATGATCATTGGCCAATGCTTCTCACGTGAAGAATTTTGTATCGCCCTGATCTGTGCATATGCCAGATCTAACGCACCTGCCATCAAAGTATGCATCTCCATCGGATCATCTCCCTCCACAAACAAAGTCTCATATCCATGCCCTGCAAATAAATCCGCCAATGCACCATCAGACATCCTTGCCATCACTGTAGGTCCTGAAATCTTATATCCATTCAGGTGCAGAATAGGCAACACCGCACCATCTCTTTTTGGATTCAGAAATTCTATCGACTTCCAGCTACCTGCCAATGGCCCTGTCTCTGCTTCTCCATCTCCCACTACACAGGCGGCTATCAGATCAGGATGATCGAACACTGCCCCAAAAGCATGTGCCAGTGAATATCCCAGCTCGCCCCCCTCATGTATAGACCCGGGTGTATGTGCGCTCACGTGACTGGGTATACCTCCCGGTGTAGAGAACTGTCTGAAGAATAAATTCAACCCTGCCTCATCCTGTGTAATATGCGGATAGATCTCCGAATAAGTACCTTCCAGGTATGTATTGGCCAGCATTGCCGGCGCCCCATGTCCCGGACCACAGATATAAATAATACTCGCCTGTGTTTGCCGGATCAATCTATTCAGATGTACATAAATAAAATTCAGTCCCGGCGAAGTGCCCCAATGCCCCAATAACCTAGGCTTTATATGTTCGGCCTTTAATGGTTCTTTCAATAACGGGTTCGCCTGTAAATATATCTGGCAGGCTGCCAGATAATTCGTCGCTTCCCAATAACGATGCAGTAATTCTAACATATTATAAGAAGGTTTGCGTGTGTTGTGCAATCATTAACTCTTCATTGGTTTTCATTACCCGAACGGTAACCTTGCTATCATTCGCGGATATCATATTTGCTTTCTCTTCGTTGGCCTTTTCATTGATGACTATACCTAAAAATTCAAGTCCTTTACAGATACGACTTCTGATCGTTGCTGCATGTTCGCCGATCCCTCCTGTAAATACCAATGTATCTACGCCTCCTAATACCGCCGCCAGCGCACCAATCGTTTTACGCACATGATAGCAGAACATGAGAATCGCTTCTGCTGCCTGCGGATGCGTATCTTCCTGCTCCAGTAACTGCTGCACATCCCCACTTTCTTCTGACACCGCTTTTAATCCCGATGATTTGTTCAGCATACGCGACAGCTCACTCCCCGTCATACCTTTTTCTTCTAACAGGTACAGCAGTACCCCGGGATCCAGATCGCCCGCCCTTGTGCTCATCATCAATCCTCCTATAGGTG is a genomic window of Chitinophaga sp. LS1 containing:
- a CDS encoding glycosyl hydrolase, which produces MKTNALLILSLTLLFACSKKDDTTTTSTNNGKKGACFSTYTTDGTWNGNIVKLKANWFYTWGTDAPLDVAPQNAEFVTMFWGSGNVTDANIAYVNNLKAQGKVKYILGFNEPDLSDQSNMTVAKALELWPKLESIGLPLGSPAAAWPTQQWIYDFLDSCIVKNYRVDFICVHMYVGLDDTHFVSVLSDLYNKYHKPIWITEFATVDNNASTVEGNMYTPDQVLGFMQRLLPKLDSLPYVQRYSWFSSSPTSARLWPSSLIDASGNLTTLGKWYADHEPNNNIKAAQ
- a CDS encoding phosphoketolase family protein, with translation MLELLHRYWEATNYLAACQIYLQANPLLKEPLKAEHIKPRLLGHWGTSPGLNFIYVHLNRLIRQTQASIIYICGPGHGAPAMLANTYLEGTYSEIYPHITQDEAGLNLFFRQFSTPGGIPSHVSAHTPGSIHEGGELGYSLAHAFGAVFDHPDLIAACVVGDGEAETGPLAGSWKSIEFLNPKRDGAVLPILHLNGYKISGPTVMARMSDGALADLFAGHGYETLFVEGDDPMEMHTLMAGALDLAYAQIRAIQNSSREKHWPMIILRTPKGWTGPKEWKGKAIEGTFRAHQVPLTDVKKDPAQLALLEAWLRSYDPSTLFDANGKLIASLAELPPSGEKRMSAIPYANGGKLLEDLHLPDFRRYALPVVKPGETTAETTVEAGKLLRDVFLANNNFRLFCPDETNSNRLGAVFEVTNRMTAETILPDDDHLSHDGKVMEVLSEHLCQGWLEGYLLSGRHGIFPCYEAFVTIIDSMFNQHAKWLKTCRELPWRQPVASLNYLLTSHSWRQDHNGYSHQGPGFIDTVVNKKSNVIRIYLPPDANCLLSVLDHCLRSRDYVNLIVAGKQPELQWLDMDSAIQHCAHGASVWEWAGNGDDGAPDVVLGCAGDVPTLETVAAAWLLRKHLPSLKVRVVNVVDLMALSPKESHPHGMEPERFTDLFTDTQPVIFAFHGYVRIIHDLVHGRPDPVRFHVRGFMEEGTTTTPFDMVVLNNMSRYHLAMEAIRRVPGLEASTVLDLFKNKLAEHDAYIRAHLEDMPEITNWKWSD